In a genomic window of Variovorax paradoxus:
- a CDS encoding ABC transporter substrate-binding protein — protein MARRERTSFFLTFAATAVAALAGFGGAVHAQTKTLYIGMNGGTMEKAYTQYVFPAFEKLYNAKVVVVPGTSSDILAKAQANKDRPQMHVMFLDDGIMVRAIGMGLCQKQKPNPSLAEIYPAARFKDDMASGVSLGMTGLAYNAKMFKEKGWAAPTSWMDLADPKFKGKVVFQSMSSSSFGLHGFLMFNRIQGGNDKNVEPGFKAWPTTIGPNVLEYIPSSAKLSEMVQTGEAAIFPLTPTAVAALKVKGIPVEYAPPKEGAVVLMVGQCVIANNSEPELSQKLAEFLLSPLAQANVLQYGAQIPTNPKAPAVGEGATQVAEINQWMKTAITIDWESINANRPAWNARWNKTIEK, from the coding sequence ATGGCACGACGCGAACGCACTTCCTTTTTCCTCACCTTCGCCGCCACCGCGGTGGCCGCCCTCGCGGGCTTCGGCGGCGCGGTCCACGCGCAGACGAAGACGCTCTACATCGGCATGAACGGCGGCACGATGGAGAAGGCGTACACGCAGTACGTCTTCCCGGCCTTCGAGAAGCTCTACAACGCGAAGGTGGTGGTGGTGCCCGGCACCTCCTCCGACATCCTCGCCAAGGCGCAGGCCAACAAGGACCGGCCGCAGATGCACGTGATGTTCCTCGACGACGGCATCATGGTGCGCGCCATCGGCATGGGCCTGTGCCAGAAGCAGAAGCCCAATCCCTCGCTGGCCGAGATCTACCCGGCCGCGCGCTTCAAGGACGACATGGCCAGCGGCGTGAGCCTGGGCATGACCGGCCTGGCCTACAACGCCAAGATGTTCAAGGAGAAGGGCTGGGCCGCGCCCACCTCGTGGATGGACCTGGCCGATCCGAAGTTCAAGGGCAAGGTGGTGTTCCAGTCGATGTCGTCCTCGTCCTTCGGGCTGCACGGCTTCCTGATGTTCAACCGCATCCAGGGCGGCAACGACAAGAACGTGGAGCCCGGCTTCAAGGCCTGGCCGACCACCATCGGCCCGAACGTGCTCGAGTACATCCCGAGCTCGGCCAAGCTCTCGGAGATGGTGCAGACCGGCGAGGCCGCGATCTTCCCGCTCACGCCGACGGCCGTGGCCGCGCTCAAGGTCAAGGGCATTCCGGTGGAATATGCGCCGCCCAAGGAAGGCGCGGTGGTGCTGATGGTGGGCCAGTGCGTGATCGCCAACAACAGCGAGCCCGAGCTGTCGCAGAAGCTCGCCGAGTTCCTGCTGAGCCCGCTGGCGCAGGCCAACGTGCTGCAGTACGGCGCGCAGATCCCGACCAATCCCAAGGCCCCGGCCGTGGGCGAGGGCGCGACGCAGGTGGCCGAGATCAACCAGTGGATGAAGACCGCGATCACCATCGACTGGGAGAGCATCAACGCCAACCGGCCGGCCTGGAACGCGCGCTGGAACAAGACGATCGAGAAGTGA
- the tet gene encoding Tet(A)/Tet(B)/Tet(C) family tetracycline efflux MFS transporter, which produces MSSPSIPFAGGRHAQAVILAIVTLDAIGISLVMPIVPSLLREVGHSGELGWHFGAFLSLYALMQFLCAPVLGALSDRFGRRPVLLISVLGAAIDALFMAFAPSLWLLFVGRAIAGMTGASMAVASAAIADLTPEHQRARWFGRMGACFGLGFIAGPALGGVLGDHGVRLPFIAAAALNGLTFLVGLLVLRESRPPALAAQPFDRGVLHPLAPLRWATSFPALLPLLGVFLLLVLVGEVAGTTWVLYGQDRYAWNGTMVGFSLAVFGLLHALVQGFAAGPLVERWGERAAIAVGTIADGTGYALIAFASQGWMAIALLPLLCMGGVCAPALQATLSARVGEAQQGRLQGVLASITSLAAVFGPLLISPLYFAFRTRFPGIVWLAGASLYLLCLPVLLRRTR; this is translated from the coding sequence ATGTCTTCTCCTTCCATTCCATTCGCCGGAGGCCGCCACGCGCAGGCGGTGATCCTGGCGATCGTCACGCTCGACGCCATCGGCATCAGCCTCGTGATGCCGATCGTGCCGAGCCTGCTGCGCGAGGTCGGCCACAGCGGCGAGCTCGGCTGGCACTTCGGCGCCTTCCTCTCGCTCTACGCGCTGATGCAGTTCCTCTGCGCGCCCGTGCTCGGCGCGCTCAGCGACCGCTTCGGCCGCCGGCCGGTGCTGCTGATCTCGGTGCTGGGCGCCGCGATCGACGCGCTGTTCATGGCCTTCGCGCCGTCACTGTGGCTGCTGTTCGTGGGCCGCGCGATCGCCGGCATGACCGGCGCGAGCATGGCCGTGGCCTCGGCCGCCATCGCCGACCTCACGCCCGAGCACCAGCGCGCGCGCTGGTTCGGCCGCATGGGCGCCTGCTTCGGGCTGGGCTTCATCGCCGGGCCGGCGCTCGGCGGCGTGCTCGGCGACCACGGGGTGCGCCTGCCCTTCATCGCGGCGGCCGCGCTCAACGGCCTGACCTTCCTGGTCGGCCTGCTGGTGCTGCGCGAATCGCGGCCGCCGGCGCTCGCCGCGCAGCCCTTCGACCGCGGCGTGCTGCATCCGCTCGCGCCGCTGCGCTGGGCCACGAGCTTTCCGGCGCTGCTGCCGCTGCTCGGCGTGTTCCTGCTGCTGGTGCTGGTGGGCGAGGTCGCGGGCACGACCTGGGTGCTCTACGGCCAGGACCGCTATGCCTGGAACGGCACCATGGTCGGCTTCTCGCTCGCGGTCTTCGGCCTGCTGCATGCGCTGGTGCAGGGCTTCGCGGCCGGCCCGCTGGTCGAGCGCTGGGGCGAGCGCGCGGCGATCGCCGTCGGCACCATCGCCGACGGCACCGGCTATGCGCTGATCGCCTTCGCCTCCCAGGGCTGGATGGCCATCGCGCTGCTGCCGCTGCTGTGCATGGGCGGCGTCTGCGCGCCCGCGCTGCAGGCCACGCTGTCGGCGCGCGTGGGCGAGGCGCAGCAGGGGCGGCTGCAGGGCGTGCTCGCGAGCATCACCAGCCTGGCCGCGGTGTTCGGGCCGCTCCTGATCAGCCCGCTGTACTTCGCGTTCCGCACGCGCTTTCCGGGCATCGTGTGGCTCGCGGGCGCTTCGCTCTACCTGCTGTGCCTGCCGGTGCTGCTGCGCCGCACGCGCTGA
- the tetR gene encoding tetracycline resistance transcriptional repressor TetR — MKLDREAILEAALSLLDEVGMDKLSTRLLAERLGVQQPALYWHFKNKRALLDAMNGEILRRSHHRKLPLPDESWESFLRENARSFRRALLARRDGARLHAGSEPDPGDLDMVEAQLAAVVRLGVPPAQAMTLLIALGRYTVGCVLEQQATPADAAMQQQTLDAAAASRPLLAEAFATYRAAGPDALFEIGVDLMLEGAKVRLAAQAPQAKRRGPAPRR, encoded by the coding sequence ATGAAACTGGACCGCGAAGCGATCCTCGAGGCGGCACTCTCGCTGCTCGACGAGGTCGGCATGGACAAGCTCAGCACCCGGCTGCTGGCCGAGCGGCTGGGCGTGCAGCAGCCCGCCCTCTACTGGCACTTCAAGAACAAGCGCGCGCTGCTCGACGCGATGAACGGCGAGATCCTGCGCCGCAGCCATCACCGCAAGCTGCCGCTGCCCGACGAATCGTGGGAGAGCTTCCTGCGCGAGAACGCGCGCAGCTTCCGGCGCGCGCTGCTGGCGCGGCGCGACGGCGCGCGCCTGCACGCGGGCTCCGAGCCCGACCCGGGCGACCTCGACATGGTGGAGGCCCAGCTCGCGGCCGTGGTGCGCCTGGGCGTGCCGCCCGCGCAGGCGATGACCCTGCTGATCGCGCTGGGCCGCTACACCGTGGGCTGCGTGCTCGAGCAGCAGGCGACGCCGGCCGACGCGGCGATGCAGCAGCAGACGCTCGATGCCGCCGCGGCCTCGCGGCCGCTGCTGGCCGAAGCCTTCGCCACTTACCGCGCGGCGGGGCCCGATGCGTTGTTCGAGATCGGCGTGGACCTGATGCTCGAAGGCGCGAAGGTGCGCCTGGCGGCCCAGGCCCCGCAGGCGAAACGGCGCGGTCCGGCGCCGCGGCGCTGA
- a CDS encoding GMC family oxidoreductase N-terminal domain-containing protein: MTETSPLSNDTTFDYIVIGAGTAGALLANRLSADKDKRVLLVEAGRKDDYHWIHIPVGYLYCIGNPRTDWLYSTEPDAGLNGRVLRYPRGKTLGGCSSINGMIYMRGQSRDYEQWASLTGDEDWRWQNVLPAFKKHEDFYLGADEMHGAGGEWRVEKQRLRWDILDAFAAAAVEAGVPHTTDFNRGSNEGVGYFQVNQKNGWRWNTAKAFLRPTCYGRPNFELWTGAQVSQLVIERQADGTQRCTGARIWNGHEMVTAHATREVILSAGSIGSPQILQLSGIGPAELLRQHGIEVAVDAPGVGANLQDHLQIRAVYKIDGAPTLNVLASSMVGKARIGLEYLLSRSGPMSMAPSQLGAFTRSSPDREWPNIQYHVQPLSLDAFGEPLHAFPAFTASVCNLNPTSRGTVRIRSNRFADAPAIAPNYLSTDADRKVAADSLRVTRRIAAQPALARYKPQEWKPGVQYQSDEDLARLAGDIATTIFHPVGTTRMGADNDPMAVLDARLRVRGVQGLRVVDAGAMPTITSGNTNSPTLMMAEKAAGWIRAEAR; this comes from the coding sequence ATGACGGAGACAAGCCCCTTGAGCAACGACACCACCTTCGACTACATCGTCATCGGCGCGGGCACCGCCGGCGCGCTGCTCGCGAACCGGCTCAGCGCCGACAAGGACAAGCGCGTGCTGCTGGTCGAGGCCGGCCGCAAGGACGACTACCACTGGATCCACATCCCGGTCGGCTACCTCTACTGCATCGGCAACCCGCGCACCGACTGGCTCTACAGCACCGAGCCCGACGCCGGCCTCAACGGCCGCGTGCTGCGCTATCCGCGCGGCAAGACACTGGGCGGCTGCTCGAGCATCAACGGCATGATCTACATGCGCGGCCAGTCGCGCGACTACGAGCAGTGGGCATCGCTCACCGGCGACGAGGACTGGCGTTGGCAGAACGTGCTGCCGGCCTTCAAGAAGCACGAGGACTTCTACCTCGGCGCCGACGAGATGCACGGCGCGGGCGGCGAATGGCGGGTCGAGAAGCAGCGGCTGCGCTGGGACATCCTCGACGCCTTCGCGGCCGCCGCGGTCGAGGCCGGCGTGCCGCACACCACCGACTTCAACCGCGGCAGCAACGAGGGCGTGGGCTACTTCCAGGTCAACCAGAAGAACGGCTGGCGCTGGAACACGGCCAAGGCCTTCCTGCGGCCCACCTGCTACGGCCGGCCCAACTTCGAGCTCTGGACCGGCGCGCAGGTCTCGCAGCTGGTGATCGAGCGGCAGGCCGACGGCACGCAGCGCTGCACCGGCGCCCGGATCTGGAACGGCCACGAGATGGTGACGGCGCACGCCACGCGCGAGGTGATCCTGAGCGCGGGCAGCATCGGCTCGCCGCAGATCCTGCAGCTCTCGGGCATCGGCCCGGCCGAACTGCTGCGCCAGCACGGCATCGAGGTGGCGGTCGACGCGCCCGGCGTCGGCGCCAACCTGCAGGACCACCTGCAGATCCGCGCGGTCTACAAGATCGACGGCGCGCCCACGCTCAACGTGCTGGCCTCGTCGATGGTCGGCAAGGCGCGCATCGGCCTCGAGTACCTGCTCAGCCGCAGCGGCCCGATGAGCATGGCGCCCTCGCAGCTCGGCGCCTTCACGCGCAGCTCGCCCGACCGCGAGTGGCCCAACATCCAGTACCACGTGCAGCCGCTGTCGCTCGATGCCTTCGGCGAGCCGCTGCACGCGTTCCCGGCCTTCACCGCGAGCGTGTGCAACCTCAACCCGACCAGCCGCGGCACGGTGCGCATCCGCTCGAATCGCTTCGCGGACGCGCCGGCGATCGCGCCCAACTACCTGAGCACCGACGCCGACCGCAAGGTGGCGGCCGACTCGCTGCGCGTGACGCGGCGCATCGCCGCGCAGCCCGCGCTCGCCAGGTACAAGCCGCAGGAATGGAAGCCCGGCGTGCAGTACCAGAGCGACGAGGACCTCGCGCGCCTGGCCGGCGACATCGCGACGACCATCTTCCATCCGGTGGGCACCACCAGGATGGGCGCCGACAACGATCCGATGGCGGTGCTCGACGCGCGGCTGCGCGTGCGCGGCGTGCAGGGGCTGCGCGTGGTCGATGCGGGCGCGATGCCGACGATCACGAGCGGCAACACCAACAGTCCGACCTTGATGATGGCGGAGAAGGCGGCGGGCTGGATTCGCGCCGAGGCGCGCTGA
- a CDS encoding LysR family transcriptional regulator, with product MDLQILRAFVLAAREGSVSRAAARLHLTQPAVSLQLKRLAEDTGLQLFTRTPHGLALTADGAALLPQAERVLAAVGDLQQAARNLQSTVRGALRIGTILDPEFTRLGMFLRELVESAPQIETELRHGMSGTVLAQVLRGELDVGFHLDADGDADAAGGDPALAARTLTRFTYRVVAPAGWGPQVTGRDWKALAALPWLGTPPESAHHRLLERVFGPLGLAPRRVALVDQEASMLDLLKSGVGLSLLRDSIAIRESQAHGLVLADRVQLDCALRFVSLAARRNEPVIASAWDALTRAWS from the coding sequence ATGGACCTGCAAATTCTGCGCGCCTTCGTGCTGGCCGCGCGCGAAGGCAGCGTCTCGCGCGCCGCCGCCCGGCTCCACCTCACGCAGCCGGCCGTGAGCCTGCAGCTCAAGCGCCTGGCGGAAGACACCGGCCTGCAGCTGTTCACGCGCACGCCGCACGGGCTGGCGCTCACGGCCGACGGCGCGGCGCTGCTGCCGCAGGCCGAGCGCGTGCTGGCCGCGGTGGGCGACCTGCAGCAGGCGGCGCGCAACCTGCAGTCGACGGTGCGTGGCGCGCTGCGCATCGGCACCATCCTCGATCCCGAATTCACGCGCCTGGGCATGTTCCTGCGCGAGCTGGTCGAGTCGGCGCCGCAGATCGAGACCGAGCTGCGCCACGGCATGAGCGGCACGGTGCTGGCGCAGGTGCTGCGCGGCGAGCTCGACGTGGGCTTCCACCTCGATGCGGACGGCGATGCGGACGCGGCCGGCGGCGATCCGGCGCTGGCCGCGCGCACCCTCACGCGCTTCACCTACCGCGTGGTGGCGCCGGCCGGCTGGGGGCCGCAGGTGACGGGGCGCGACTGGAAGGCGCTGGCCGCGCTGCCCTGGCTCGGGACGCCGCCCGAGTCGGCGCACCACCGGCTGCTCGAACGCGTGTTCGGACCGCTGGGGCTGGCGCCGCGCCGCGTGGCGCTGGTCGACCAGGAGGCCTCGATGCTCGACCTGTTGAAGTCGGGCGTGGGCCTGAGCCTGCTGCGCGACTCGATCGCGATCCGCGAGAGCCAGGCCCACGGGCTGGTGCTGGCCGACCGGGTGCAGCTCGACTGCGCGCTGCGCTTCGTGTCGCTGGCGGCGCGGCGCAACGAGCCGGTGATCGCGAGTGCCTGGGATGCGCTGACCCGCGCCTGGAGCTGA
- a CDS encoding ABC transporter permease, with protein MPSTTPPADSPAAADVGASPRIESREQDGKRWIVASGRWTTLAMSSPSDWQALAKSLDALPRQDDAAWDLRPIAQLDHIGAQLLWERWHHDWPATLELAPQHKAVLDQVAQYTVGTPEEPPKTLVERLRDFSHNGPRAMGVTRDFVGLIGQLTIDVGRLLAAPHRGPWRDFSGHLYQFGATALHITALVGLLIGVVLAYLISQQLRQYGAETFVVNILGLSLVRELGPVLAAVLIAGRSGSAITAQIGVMRVTEELDAMRVMGIPHGFRLVMPRVLALAIAMPLISLWTSMAALLGGMLAADAALDISPAYFLSALPRAVPIANLWLATAKSAVFGILIALIGCYFGMKVKPNTESLGRGTTSSVVTSITAVILVDALFAVLFKGIGFRG; from the coding sequence ATGCCCTCCACCACGCCGCCTGCCGACAGCCCCGCTGCAGCCGACGTCGGCGCGAGCCCCCGCATCGAGTCGCGCGAGCAGGACGGCAAGCGCTGGATCGTGGCGAGCGGCCGCTGGACCACGCTGGCGATGTCCTCGCCCTCCGACTGGCAGGCGCTCGCGAAGAGCCTGGACGCGCTGCCCAGGCAGGACGACGCGGCCTGGGACCTGCGCCCGATCGCGCAGCTCGACCACATCGGCGCGCAGCTGCTGTGGGAGCGCTGGCACCACGACTGGCCGGCCACGCTCGAGCTGGCGCCGCAGCACAAGGCGGTGCTCGACCAGGTGGCGCAGTACACCGTCGGCACGCCCGAGGAACCGCCCAAGACACTGGTCGAACGGCTGCGCGACTTCTCGCACAACGGCCCGCGCGCGATGGGCGTCACGCGCGACTTCGTCGGCCTGATCGGCCAGCTCACGATCGACGTCGGCCGGCTGCTGGCGGCGCCGCACCGCGGGCCCTGGCGCGACTTCTCGGGCCACCTCTACCAGTTCGGCGCGACGGCGCTGCACATCACGGCGCTGGTCGGCCTGCTGATCGGCGTGGTGCTGGCCTACCTGATCTCGCAGCAGCTGCGCCAGTACGGCGCCGAGACCTTCGTGGTCAACATCCTCGGCCTGTCGCTGGTGCGCGAGCTCGGGCCGGTGCTCGCGGCGGTGCTGATCGCGGGCCGCTCGGGCTCGGCGATCACGGCGCAAATCGGCGTGATGCGCGTGACCGAGGAGCTCGACGCGATGCGCGTGATGGGCATCCCGCACGGCTTCCGGCTGGTGATGCCGCGCGTGCTGGCGCTCGCCATCGCGATGCCGCTGATCAGCCTGTGGACCTCGATGGCGGCGCTCTTGGGCGGCATGCTCGCGGCCGACGCGGCGCTCGACATCTCGCCGGCCTATTTCCTCTCGGCGCTGCCGCGCGCGGTGCCGATCGCCAACCTCTGGCTGGCCACCGCCAAGTCGGCGGTGTTCGGCATCCTGATCGCGCTGATCGGCTGCTACTTCGGCATGAAGGTCAAGCCCAACACCGAGAGCCTGGGGCGCGGCACCACCTCGTCGGTCGTGACCTCGATCACCGCGGTGATCCTGGTCGATGCGCTGTTCGCCGTGCTGTTCAAGGGCATCGGGTTCCGCGGATGA
- a CDS encoding ATP-binding cassette domain-containing protein, which translates to MNTQATPSSAASETVVDIRRLWTVFKNTDGEQVVHRDLDLRIERGEVLSLVGGSGTGKTVLLRQILGLEKPSKGTVEVLGQAPGELSAAGAANVGMLFQHGALFSAFSVLENIAFPLRELKLLPDELIRNAALVKLQMVGLEPRHANRSPADLSGGMIKRVALARALIMDPPLLLLDEPTAGLDPEASDSFCDLLRGLHRELGLTVVMVTHDLDTLFDLSTRIAVLADQKVIASGTAREVIAYPHPFIHEYFLGGRGQRALEALHDRPAPERHAPRPEAGGAER; encoded by the coding sequence ATGAACACGCAGGCCACGCCCTCTTCCGCCGCGTCCGAGACCGTGGTCGACATCCGTCGCCTGTGGACGGTGTTCAAGAACACCGACGGCGAGCAGGTGGTGCACCGCGACCTCGACCTGCGCATCGAGCGCGGCGAGGTGCTGTCGCTGGTCGGCGGCTCGGGCACCGGCAAGACGGTGCTGCTGCGCCAGATCCTCGGGCTCGAGAAGCCCTCGAAGGGCACGGTCGAGGTGCTGGGCCAGGCGCCCGGCGAGCTCAGCGCCGCGGGCGCGGCCAACGTCGGCATGCTGTTCCAGCACGGCGCGCTGTTCTCGGCCTTCAGCGTGCTCGAGAACATCGCCTTTCCGCTGCGCGAGCTCAAGCTGCTGCCCGACGAGCTGATCCGCAACGCGGCGCTGGTCAAGCTGCAGATGGTGGGCCTGGAGCCGCGCCATGCGAACCGCAGCCCGGCCGACCTGTCGGGCGGCATGATCAAGCGCGTGGCGCTGGCGCGCGCGCTGATCATGGACCCGCCGCTGCTGCTGCTCGACGAACCCACCGCCGGCCTCGATCCCGAGGCCTCCGACAGCTTCTGCGACCTGCTGCGCGGGCTGCACCGCGAGCTCGGCCTCACGGTGGTGATGGTCACGCACGACCTCGACACGCTGTTCGACCTGAGCACCCGCATCGCGGTGCTGGCCGACCAGAAGGTCATCGCCAGCGGCACCGCGCGCGAGGTGATCGCCTACCCGCATCCCTTCATCCACGAGTACTTTCTCGGAGGGCGCGGCCAGCGCGCCCTGGAGGCGCTGCACGACCGACCCGCCCCCGAACGACATGCGCCGCGGCCCGAGGCCGGCGGCGCCGAAAGGTAG
- a CDS encoding MCE family protein, whose protein sequence is MENKAHALAAGAFVLGLLAVLVGLVIWFTRDNTVRNIYELSTRDAVSGLQPQAMVRYRGIAVGKVTLIDFDPKVKGNVRVRITVDERVPLTTSSFATLSYQGVTGLAFIALDDKGESNVALKPDNGDPPRIPLKPSMLAQLQDRGEAIINQVEEVTKRANRLLNDDNQKRVADALENIAAATSSANQLMLRLDGTVKTGVAPVLQRLPDTLDSVKKAAGDVSRVANNFNGTVTRLNAPDGPVQRLGDGTKALAQAVDSFNAATLPRVNRVADDTSHAVRRLGRAADSINDNPQSLLFGNGGAAAGPGEPGFSPPAASGNGARP, encoded by the coding sequence ATGGAAAACAAGGCCCATGCCCTCGCCGCCGGAGCCTTCGTGCTCGGCCTGCTCGCCGTGCTCGTGGGGCTGGTGATCTGGTTCACGCGCGACAACACCGTGCGCAACATCTACGAGCTCTCCACGCGCGACGCGGTCAGCGGCCTGCAGCCGCAGGCGATGGTGCGCTACCGCGGCATCGCGGTCGGCAAGGTCACGCTGATCGACTTCGACCCCAAGGTGAAGGGCAACGTGCGCGTGCGCATCACGGTCGACGAACGCGTGCCGCTGACCACCTCGAGCTTCGCCACCCTGAGCTACCAGGGCGTGACCGGCCTGGCCTTCATCGCGCTGGACGACAAGGGCGAATCGAACGTGGCGCTCAAGCCCGACAACGGCGATCCGCCGCGCATCCCGCTCAAGCCCTCGATGCTGGCCCAGCTGCAGGACCGCGGCGAGGCGATCATCAACCAGGTCGAGGAGGTGACCAAGCGCGCCAACCGCCTGCTCAACGACGACAACCAGAAGCGCGTGGCCGACGCGCTCGAGAACATCGCGGCCGCGACCTCCAGCGCCAACCAGCTGATGCTGCGCCTCGACGGCACCGTGAAGACCGGCGTCGCGCCCGTGCTGCAGCGGCTGCCCGACACGCTCGACTCGGTGAAGAAGGCCGCGGGCGACGTCTCGCGCGTGGCCAACAACTTCAACGGCACCGTGACCCGGCTCAACGCGCCCGACGGTCCGGTGCAGCGGCTGGGCGACGGCACCAAGGCGCTGGCGCAGGCGGTCGACTCCTTCAACGCCGCCACGCTGCCGCGCGTGAACCGCGTGGCCGACGACACCTCGCACGCGGTGCGCCGGCTCGGCCGCGCGGCCGACAGCATCAACGACAACCCGCAATCGCTGCTGTTCGGCAACGGCGGCGCGGCGGCCGGACCGGGCGAGCCGGGCTTCTCGCCGCCGGCCGCGAGCGGCAACGGCGCCAGGCCCTGA
- a CDS encoding membrane integrity-associated transporter subunit PqiC has protein sequence MKNATHPLSALALGLALLLAGCGALPDKPQRATLYDFGPGPMAAQQASSAPTPQAMIALPEIEASPRLDGTQILYRLGYADANELKPYGQSRWSLSPAQLLRQRLRDTLAERRTVLGPEESATIARSEGRVPDTLRLSLDEFSHYFESPAASVGLVRLRATLVRGGTGGDRVLGQKLITVRRPAPSADAPGGVKALAAASDAAIAELVQWVDQQQQQQPR, from the coding sequence ATGAAGAACGCCACGCATCCTCTTTCCGCCCTCGCGCTCGGCCTCGCGCTGCTGCTGGCCGGCTGCGGCGCGCTGCCCGACAAGCCCCAGCGCGCCACGCTCTACGACTTCGGTCCCGGACCGATGGCCGCGCAGCAGGCGAGCAGCGCGCCGACGCCGCAGGCCATGATCGCGCTGCCCGAGATCGAGGCCAGTCCGCGGCTCGACGGCACGCAGATCCTCTACCGGCTCGGCTATGCCGACGCCAACGAACTCAAGCCTTATGGCCAGTCGCGCTGGAGCCTGTCGCCCGCGCAACTGCTGCGCCAGCGGCTGCGCGACACGCTGGCCGAGCGCCGCACCGTGCTCGGCCCCGAGGAGAGCGCGACCATCGCACGCAGCGAGGGCCGCGTGCCCGACACGCTGCGCCTGTCGCTCGACGAGTTCAGCCACTACTTCGAATCGCCCGCGGCCAGCGTGGGCCTGGTGCGGCTGCGCGCCACGCTCGTGCGCGGCGGCACCGGCGGCGACCGCGTGCTGGGCCAGAAGCTGATCACCGTGCGCCGGCCCGCGCCGAGCGCCGATGCGCCCGGCGGCGTGAAGGCACTGGCCGCGGCCAGCGACGCGGCGATCGCCGAGCTCGTGCAGTGGGTGGACCAGCAGCAGCAACAGCAGCCGCGGTAG